The Ignavibacteria bacterium genomic sequence TTTGTTAATTCCATCAGTTAATCCTTGCTCCGGTTAATTTCTTTTCTTCACATTTAAGCTGGCATAAAAGTCCCGGCCTGACCGGGCTTCCGGGCACGAGGCTTTGGGAGACCACCCTGCCGCTTCCTTCAATCTTATACTTCACACCCATTTCCAGGAGTACCGCCACTGCGTCTCTTAAATTATAATTGCTCAGATCCGGCATAACACTTTTATTCAGTACTCTGGGCCTGCTAACCGCATATGTCTTTGTCTGCGGAACGTCTGCATATCGTTTATTTCCATCAAGCTTTTCTGAAGCCGTTATCACCCGATCAAATTTTGTCTTTTCATCTGTTTTAACTTCATTTCCTGAAAGTAGGCTTATATCCGTTGAAATAAGTCTTTCGGCAACATTCTTAAAGATCGGAGCCGCAACGAGGCCGCCGTACCCGCCCACCTTTGGTGCGTTCACAAAAATATAGCAGAGGACTTTCGGTTTATCAGCCGGGAAAAAACCTATGAAAGACGAATTATAGCTGGACTTCGAATACTTATTGTTAATAAGCTGCTGTGAAGTTCCCGTCTTGCCCCCGGCTGTCACCTTATCAAGCTTTGCTGACTTTGCCGATCCATTCTCAATTACGCCGACCAGAAGATTTCTGATTTTAGCAGAAGTTTCTTTTGAGATCACATTTCTAAGCTGCTTTGGTGCAAATTCCTCTTTTACCTGTCCGTCCCTTGCAGTGATTTTTTTAAGCAGGTGCGGCTGGAGAAGAGTTCCTCCGTTAACCAAAGCCGCATAGGCTGTTATCATCTGAATAGGTGTTACAGAGACTTCATATCCAAATGACATAAAAGCCTGGGTCAGTTCGTTAAAATTTCCAGGCTTCTTAAGTATTCCCCTGCTTTCACCGGGAAGATCTATAAAAGAATAATTACCGAATCCGTAGTTCCGCAGGTATTTGTAAAACTCATCTTCATCTATTTTGCCTATCAGTTTTGCCATACCTATATTACTTGACTGCTCAATGACCTCTCTTACAGTAAGCCACTGCATCCGGTGTGAGTCAGTAATGTTCACATTTCTATATTTATATTTTCCGTTCTCCGCATAAACACTTTCTGTGCCCTTGATCAGTTTCTTGTCAAACAGTGCAGAAATTGTAAGCGACTTAAAGGTTGATCCCGGTTCATATGTATCCGTAAGAGCCCTGTCGCGTCTAACCTGATCCGGATACTGCCCGTACTTATTCGGGTTAAAGTCCGGCATATTTGCCAGAGCCAGAATCTCGCCCGTATTGGGATCCATTATAATACCAACGCCGGCAGTACTCTGATACTGATCCAAGCCTTTTCTCAGTTCTTCTTCCAGTATCTTCTGGTAAGACTTATCAATTGTAAGAACAAGGTTGCTTCCGGGCACGGGCTGAATGGTTGCATCTTCTGAGACAGTAACCATTCTTCCTTTAACATCCCTTTCAATAATCATGCTGCCATCGGTACCGGTAAGCTCCTTATTGTAATACTTTTCCACTCCCTCAATACCTTCGTAGGAGCCGCCAACGTAGCCCAGGATGTGAGAGGCAAGGTTGTCGTAGGAATAGACCCTGGTAGGGTCTTCCTTTGAGAACAGGCCGTTAATTTTCACGTCCTTAAGCTTTACCGCCAGTTCAGCAGGAGCCTTCTTTTCAAGGCATACGACCTTGCTCTCAGGATTCTTCAGCATGCTCCTGTAGTAATTTTTCGACTTACCGAACACTCTAGAAAAAATGGCAGACAGGGAATCTATATCCCTGGCCTTTGTCATTCTTGTATCTACAAAGAACGAAACGTCGTTACGGTCGTAGGCCAAAAGTTCGCCGTTGCGGTCGTAAATAAATCCTCTTTCAGCCCTTATCAGTTTTTTTTCAATCTGCTGGTTCTTGGCATAGTAATCAAAATCGTCGTGTTTCCTGATCTGGATATCGAAGAGCCGGATCAGCAAAGCTGCAAAGAAAATGATCAGTACAAATATTACCAGTAAAGCTCTGTTATTATTCATATTTGCTGTTAACTTCTTTTACAACCTCATCCAGCTGGTCTTTTTCGACCTCAATTACTATATTCGGCTCTGAAAATTTTTCCATACCCAGCCTGGATTCTGCCTGTGGAATTATATTAGCTTCCGTTTCCAGTTTCTGCACCTGAACCTGAAGCGTTACGGTTTCATTATTTCGTGCTTCCAATACTTCCTCGAGATTGATCTTTTCCTTTGTAAGCCTTTCAATCTCAAGTTTCAGGACGACATAGAGTAAAACAACTGATGCTACAAAAAAAGCTGATACGAGAGTAAGTATAATTACAGGTCTCTTGCGTCCGGATTTTGTTTTACTCATACTTTTCTTGCTGCTCTTAATTTTGCGCTGCGTGATCTTCTGTTAATTTCCACTTCTTCAGTTGACGGGACGACAGGCTTTCTGGTTATGACTTCGAGTCTTTTTACCTTATCGCATACACATATGGGAAAATCAGGCGGACAGATACAGGAAAGACTTTCATTCTTGAAAAAGTCTTTTACGACCCTGTCTTCCAGGGAGTGATAGGTCAAAATCACTATGTTTCCTCCTGTCTTTAACAGCTCCACTGATTTTATCAGGAACTCTCTTAAAACTCCCAACTCATCATTAACGTATATTCGTAAAGCCTGAAAAACACGCGAAAGAGTTTTGTTCAGATGCTGAGCCGGTGTCAGCTCTTCAATGATCCTACTCAACTCAGTTGTGGTTTCTATATTCCCGAAGGCCCTTTTCTCAGCTATGCTGCGGGCGATTCTTCTGGAATTCTTTTCCTCGCCGAATTGATATAATATATCTGCAATCTCCTCCTCTGTAAATCCATTAATAACGTCAGAGGCTGAGATCTCTTTTGTTTTGTCCAACCTGAGGTCGAGTGCACTTTCACTTCTGTATGTGAAGCCCGACTGAGGGTTATCCAGCTGAAATGATGAGACGCCCAGATCAGCAAAGATTCCGCTATACTGTTCAATAAACTCGATTTTTGAAACAGTATCGATCTCAGAAAAATTTGTATTATATAATCTTACTCTTTTGTCAGACTGAAATTTGGTTTTGGAATAGTTGTATGCATCTTTGTCTACCTCAGTTGCAACAAGTTTTGCTTCCGGGCCCAGAACTTCAAGAAACTTCGATGTATGGCCGCCAAAGCCTATGGTTCCATCGAAATATGCTCCCTGTTTATCTGAAATCAGATGTTCAAGGCTTTCTTTTAATAATACCGGAATATGTTTTTCTTCCATCACCTTTATGGTTTCATTACCTCCTGTGCAATCTCTTCGAAGGTCTCCGGCTGTGAGGCAAGATATTTTTCATAAATGGCCGGGTTCCAGATCTCAATTTTCTTTATCGCACCGAGAATGAACACTTCCTTTTCAATGCCTGCATATTCAATTAAGTTCTGGGGAATAAGAAGCCTTGACTGAGAGTCAAGCGTATCCTCAGAAGCTCTTTGAAGGAATGCCCTTAAGAACATAGCTTCTTTTCTGTCGAATTCATTCAAATTGGACAGCTTCTGATCCACCAGTTCTTTCCACTGGTCAAGGGGGTAAACCACAATGCACTGCTCCACACCCCTTGTCATAACAAAAGTATCATTAGCTTCCGGCTTTACGTACTTACGCAGCTTGGCAGGAATGCTAACCCTACTTTTTGAATCGATTGAATATGTAAAGCTTCCTATAAACATTTTTCCCCACTGTTTGGGATTTTTCCACACCTTTACCCACTGAAGGCAAAAATAACTGAAATTTACGGGCAAAGTCAAGTTTTTTTTAGATTTTTTTTGTTCGTGATCTTTGCCTGCAGGAAGTCTGAGAAGTCAAAATGGGGAACAGTCCCGGAAGAAAAAAAGCGGGAAATGAGCCTAAAAACGCACTTTTCAGAGGCTTTCCAGCCTAAAGCTTCTGCTGCTTTTGGCTGGAAACAACGTGCTTTCTGAAGAAAAGTCTGCCCGGTGGGGAAAAAAATTTCAGTGCCAGCTGTTTTTCAGAGGTTTTTATTTACAAAATCATTAAAATCATAGCCTCGGCTTGAAAAAAGTGACTCATGGTCGATAAAATATTTTTT encodes the following:
- the mraZ gene encoding division/cell wall cluster transcriptional repressor MraZ, whose amino-acid sequence is MFIGSFTYSIDSKSRVSIPAKLRKYVKPEANDTFVMTRGVEQCIVVYPLDQWKELVDQKLSNLNEFDRKEAMFLRAFLQRASEDTLDSQSRLLIPQNLIEYAGIEKEVFILGAIKKIEIWNPAIYEKYLASQPETFEEIAQEVMKP
- the rsmH gene encoding 16S rRNA (cytosine(1402)-N(4))-methyltransferase RsmH — encoded protein: MEEKHIPVLLKESLEHLISDKQGAYFDGTIGFGGHTSKFLEVLGPEAKLVATEVDKDAYNYSKTKFQSDKRVRLYNTNFSEIDTVSKIEFIEQYSGIFADLGVSSFQLDNPQSGFTYRSESALDLRLDKTKEISASDVINGFTEEEIADILYQFGEEKNSRRIARSIAEKRAFGNIETTTELSRIIEELTPAQHLNKTLSRVFQALRIYVNDELGVLREFLIKSVELLKTGGNIVILTYHSLEDRVVKDFFKNESLSCICPPDFPICVCDKVKRLEVITRKPVVPSTEEVEINRRSRSAKLRAARKV
- a CDS encoding PASTA domain-containing protein — encoded protein: MNNNRALLVIFVLIIFFAALLIRLFDIQIRKHDDFDYYAKNQQIEKKLIRAERGFIYDRNGELLAYDRNDVSFFVDTRMTKARDIDSLSAIFSRVFGKSKNYYRSMLKNPESKVVCLEKKAPAELAVKLKDVKINGLFSKEDPTRVYSYDNLASHILGYVGGSYEGIEGVEKYYNKELTGTDGSMIIERDVKGRMVTVSEDATIQPVPGSNLVLTIDKSYQKILEEELRKGLDQYQSTAGVGIIMDPNTGEILALANMPDFNPNKYGQYPDQVRRDRALTDTYEPGSTFKSLTISALFDKKLIKGTESVYAENGKYKYRNVNITDSHRMQWLTVREVIEQSSNIGMAKLIGKIDEDEFYKYLRNYGFGNYSFIDLPGESRGILKKPGNFNELTQAFMSFGYEVSVTPIQMITAYAALVNGGTLLQPHLLKKITARDGQVKEEFAPKQLRNVISKETSAKIRNLLVGVIENGSAKSAKLDKVTAGGKTGTSQQLINNKYSKSSYNSSFIGFFPADKPKVLCYIFVNAPKVGGYGGLVAAPIFKNVAERLISTDISLLSGNEVKTDEKTKFDRVITASEKLDGNKRYADVPQTKTYAVSRPRVLNKSVMPDLSNYNLRDAVAVLLEMGVKYKIEGSGRVVSQSLVPGSPVRPGLLCQLKCEEKKLTGARIN